The following proteins come from a genomic window of Meleagris gallopavo isolate NT-WF06-2002-E0010 breed Aviagen turkey brand Nicholas breeding stock chromosome Z, Turkey_5.1, whole genome shotgun sequence:
- the LOC104914839 gene encoding zinc finger protein 862-like — translation MFCALCRKHNVDLGESIHNFCSGTDDFKLEFINIHQNSEAHAWATCMEAASTASPNTVSAEQMLKSMNSVTIGRVESTFRTCHAIAKSGWPFTDPDWICKLDDAKGTDIGSVFRNDKSARIFIHFMAEVERKSLKEKLENCKYFSLISDEFTDSIFKSAVVVYVRFANEGKVHCQIVGVQPVQKNDASTIKSAIEETFQINLQLSLASQDCSRKLVGFGSDGTGQNDGVANLVREIQPCVQSVHCFAHRLRLAYKGALENVQLYGILTSGLRNMYYFYHNSPLNKNNLKAIYEAIKLYPAIPFRIGGSQWLPRLQTALQILLKGYPALVLHLNKIEGDSRTSNRQKVKGLLYLLLKIEVVKFSHFLLDVINVLNILLRVTLDHNSSIADIFATLQSTVEILQMYQTRAGPKERLIETVQYFHGHQLVGNGNISAVRTKVLSDLLKRLSDCFCDANQDVLKATFIGSFKLWPDKMKQEFGEKEVSVLSKHYEAILEAASVKISEVGTEWSMLKLELYNRFQNIQTLTWDSVNAHYSKKYPNILALVDLILTPPASSAETEQGFSQMKFVMMHLHSKLMFENVMTDLMTIQMNSPDIKKFDL, via the exons ATGTTCTGTGCGTTGTGTCGCAAGCATAATGTGGACTTGGGGGAAAGCATTCATAATTTTTGTTCTGGCACTGATGACTTCAAACTGGAATTTATAAATATACACCAAAACAGCGAAGCTCATGCTTGGGCTACCTGCATGGAAGCTGCCAGTACTGCTTCACCAAATACAGTTTCTGCTGAGCAGATGTTGAAGAGTATGAACTCTGTAACAATAGGAAGAGTAGAAAGTACTTTTAGAACATGCCACGCAATTGCTAAATCTGGTTGGCCCTTTACAGATCCAGACTGGATTTGTAAACTAGATGATGCAAAAGGAACAGACATTGGTTCTGTATTCAGAAATGATAAGTCAGCAAGAATCTTTATACATTTTATGgctgaagtagaaagaaaatctcTAAAAGAGAAACTGGAGAATTGTAAATACTTTTCTCTTATTAGTGATGAATTCACAGATAGTATATTCAAATCAGCTGTGGTTGTCTATGTGCGCTttgcaaatgaaggaaaagttcACTGCCAGATTGTTGGGGTTCAACCTGTTCAAAAAAATGATGCTTCAACTATAAAAAGTGCAATtgaggaaacatttcaaataaatcttCAACTTAGCTTGGCAAGTCAAGACTGCTCAAGAAAATTAGTCGGATTTGGAAGCGATGGGACTGGTCAAAATGATGGAGTAGCTAATCTCGTGAGGGAAATTCAACCTTGTGTACAGTCTGTGCATTGTTTTGCTCACCGCCTAAGGCTGGCTTACAAGGGAGCACTGGAAAACGTTCAGCTATACGGTATCTTAACCAGTGGCTTGAGAAATATGTACTACTTTTATCATAACTCTCCTCTAAATAAGAATAATCTCAAAGCTATATATGAAGCCATCAAGTTATATCCAGCTATTCCATTTCGCATTGGAGGCTCCCAGTGGCTTCCTCGCCTACAGACAGCTCTACAGATTCTCCTTAAAGGTTATCCTGCATTGGTTCTACATCTGAATAAG ATTGAAGGAGATTCAAGGACTTCGAATAGGCAGAAAGTCAAAGGCCTATTGTATCTCCTTCTGAAAATTGAGGTAGTCAAGTTTTCCCATTTCTTACTGGATGTCATCAATGTCCTCAACATTCTGTTGCGTGTTACTCTGGATCACAATTCCTCCATTGCAGATATATTTGCAACCTTGCAGTCAACTGTGGAAATACTCCAAATGTATCAAACAAG AGCTGGTCCAAAGGAGCGCTTGATAGAGACCGTTCAGTATTTTCATGGTCACCAGCTTGttggaaatggaaatatttcagcagtACGAACCAAAGTACTAAGTGATTTGCTGAAGAGGTTAAGTGATTGTTTCTGTGATGCTAATCAAGATGTCTTGAAAGCAACTTTTATTGGAAGTTTTAAACTATGGCCTGATAAAATGAAACAAG AATTTGGTGAAAAGGAAGTATCTGTCTTGAGTAAACATTATGAAGCCATACTAGAAGCTGCTAGTGTGAAGATCAGTGAAGTTGGAACTGAATGGAGCATGCTGAAATTAGAGCTTTATAACAG ATTTCAGAACATCCAGACCTTGACATGGGATTCGGTGAATGCACATTATTCAAAGAAGTATCCCAATATCCTGGCTTTGGTAGATCTGATCCTAACTCCGCCAGCAAGCTCAGCTGAAACAGAGCAAGGCTTCAGTCAAATGAAATTCGTCATGATGCATTTGCACTCTAAACTTATGTTTGAAAATGTGATGACAGATCTTATGACAATCCAGATGAATTCTCCGGATATCAAAAAATTTGACCTCTGA